In a single window of the Equus quagga isolate Etosha38 chromosome 7, UCLA_HA_Equagga_1.0, whole genome shotgun sequence genome:
- the TAOK2 gene encoding serine/threonine-protein kinase TAO2 isoform X3 yields MPAGGRAGSLKDPDVAELFFKDDPEKLFSDLREIGHGSFGAVYFARDVRNSEVVAIKKMSYSGKQSNEKWQDIIKEVRFLQKLRHPNTIQYRGCYLREHTAWLVMEYCLGSASDLLEVHKKPLQEVEIAAVTHGALQGLAYLHSHNMIHRDVKAGNILLSEPGLVKLGDFGSASIMAPANSFVGTPYWMAPEVILAMDEGQYDGKVDVWSLGITCIELAERKPPLFNMNAMSALYHIAQNESPVLQSGHWSEYFRNFVDSCLQKIPQDRPTSEVLLKHRFVLRERPPTVIMDLIQRTKDAVRELDNLQYRKMKKILFQEAPNGPGTEAPEEEEPTPYPQETEPYMHRAGTLTSLESSHSVPSMSISASSQSSSVNSLADASDNEEEEEEEEEEEEEEEEGPEAREMAMMQEGEHTVTSHSSIIHRLPGSDNLYDDPYQPEVTPSPLQPPAAPAPTSTTSSARRRAYCRNRDHFATIRTASLVSRQIQEHEQDSALREQLSGYKRMRRQHQKQLLALESRLRGEREEHSARLQRELEAQRAGFGAEAEKLSRRHQAIGEKEARAAQAEERKFQQHILGQQKKELAALLEAQKRTYKLRKEQLKEELQENPSTPKREKAEWLLRQKEQLQQCQAEEEAGLLRRQRQYFELQCRQYKRKMLLARHSLDQDLLREDLNKKQTQKDLECALLLRQHEATRELELRQLQAVQRTRAELTRLQHQTELGNQLEYNKRREQELRQKHAAQVRQQPKSLKSKELQIKKQFQETCKIQTRQYKALRAHLLETTPKAQHKSLLKRLKEEQTRKLAILAEQYDQSISEMLSSQALRLDETQEAEFQALRQQLQQELELLNAYQSKIKIRTESQHERELRELEQRVALRRALLEQRVEEELLALQTGRSERIRSLLERQAREIEAFDAESMRLGFSSMALGGIPAEAAAQGYPTPPPAPAWPSRPVPRSGAHWSHGPPPPGMPPPAWRQPSLLAPPGPPNWLGPPAQSGTPRGGALLLLRNSPQPLRRAASGGSGSDNVGPPAAAVPGPLSRSTSVASHILNGSSHFYS; encoded by the exons ATGCCAGCTGGGGGCCGGGCCGGGAGCCTGAAGGACCCTGATGTGGCTGAGCTCTTCTTCAAGGATGACCCCGAAAAGCTCTTCTCTGACCTCCGTGAAATTGGCCATGGCAGCTTTGGAGCCGTGTACTTT GCTCGAGATGTCCGGAATAGTGAGGTGGTGGCCATCAAGAAGATGTCCTACAGTGGGAAGCAGTCAAATGAG AAATGGCAGGACATCATCAAGGAGGTGCGGTTCCTACAGAAGCTCCGGCATCCCAATACCATTCAGTACCGGGGCTGTTACCTGAGGGAGCACACGGCTTGG CTGGTGATGGAGTATTGCCTGGGCTCAGCTTCTGACCTTCTAGAAG TGCACAAGAAGCCCCTTCAGGAGGTGGAGATTGCAGCTGTGACCCACGGCGCCCTTCAGGGCCTGGCTTATCTGCACTCCCACAACATGATCCATAG GGATGTGAAAGCTGGAAACATCCTGCTATCAGAGCCAGGCTTGGTGAAGCTAGGGGACTTTGGCTCTGCTTCCATCATGGCACCTGCCAACTCCTTTGTGGGCACCCCATACTG GATGGCTCCAGAGGTGATCCTGGCAATGGATGAGGGGCAGTACGATGGCAAGGTGGATGTCTGGTCCTTGGGGATAACCTGCATCGAGCTGG CGGAACGGAAACCACCGCTGTTTAATATGAATGCGATGAGTGCCTTATACCACATTGCACAGAATGAGTCCCCCGTGCTCCAGTCAGGACACTG GTCTGAGTACTTCCGGAATTTTGTCGACTCCTGTCTTCAGAAAATTCCTCAGGACAGACCAACCTCAGAGGTTCTTCTGAAG CACCGCTTTGTGCTCCGGGAGCGGCCACCCACAGTCATCATGGACCTAATCCAGAGGACTAAGGATGCTGTGCGGGAGCTGGACAACCTACAGTACCGTAAGATGAAGAAGATACTATTCCAAGAAGCACCCAATGGCCCTGGCACCGAggccccagaggaggaggag CCTACACCCTATCCACAGGAGACAGAGCCCTACATGCACCGGGCCGGGACACTGACCAGTCTAGAGAGTAGCCACTCAGTGCCCAGCATGTCCATCAGCGCCTCCAGCCAGAGCAGCTCAGTCAATAGCCTAGCAGATGCCTCGGacaatgaggaggaggaggaggaagaagaggaggaggaggaggaggaggaggaaggccctGAAGCTCGGGAGATGGCCATGATGCAGGAGGGGGAGCACACAGTCACCTCCCATAGCTCCATCATCCACCGTCTGCCG GGCTCTGACAACCTGTATGATGACCCCTACCAGCCAGAGGTGACCCCAAGCCCTCTCCAGCCAcctgcagccccagctcccacctcTACCACCTCTTCTGCCCGCCGCCGGGCCTACTGCCGCAACCGGGACCACTTTGCCACCATCCGTACTGCCTCCCTG GTCAGCCGTCAGATCCAGGAGCATGAGCAGGACTCAGCCCTGCGGGAGCAGCTGAGTGGCTATAAGCGGATGCGACGACAGCACCAGAAACAGCTGCTGGCCTTGGAGTCGAGGCTGAGGGGTGAACGTGAGGAACATAGTGCACGGTTGCAGCGGGAGCTTGAGGCACAGCGGGCTGGCTTTGGGGCTGAGGCAGAAAAGCTGTCACGAAGGCACCAGGCCATTGGTGAGAAGGAGGCGCGAGCTGCCCAGGCCGAGGAGCGTAAGTTCCAGCAGCACATCCTGGGACAGCAGAAGAAGGAGCTCGCTGCCCTTCTGGAGGCACAGAAACGAACCTACAAACTTCGGAAGGAGCAGCTAAAGGAG GAGCTCCAGGAGAACCCCAGCACGCCCAAGCGGGAGAAGGCCGAGTGGCTTTTGCGGCAGAAGGAACAGCTACAGCAgtgccaggcagaggaggaggctgggctgcTGCGGCGGCAGCGCCAATACTTTGAGCTACAGTGTCGCCAGTACAAGCGCAAGATGCTGCTGGCTCGTCACAGCCTGGACCAGGACCTTCTACGAGAG GACTTGAacaagaaacagacacagaaggacTTGGAGTGTGCATTGCTGCTGCGGCAGCATGAGGCCACACGGGAGCTGGAGCTACGGCAGCTCCAGGCTGTACAGCGCACACGGGCTGAGCTCACCCGCCTGCAGCACCAGACGGAGCTGGGCAACCAGCTGGAGTACAACAAGCGGCGTGAACAAGAGTTGCGGCAGAAGCACGCAGCCCAGGTTCGCCAGCAGCCCAAGAGCCTCAAA TCTAAGGAGCTGCAGATAAAGAAGCAGTTCCAGGAGACGTGTAAGATCCAGACTCGGCAGTACAAGGCTCTACGGGCACACTTGCTGGAGACGACGCCCAAAGCTCAGCACAAGAGCCTCCTCAAGCGGCTCAAGGAAGAACAGACCCGCAAGCTGGCAATCCTAGCCGAGCAATATGACCAGTCCATCTCGGAGATGCTCAGCTCACAGGCG CTGCGGCTTGATGAGACCCAGGAGGCAGAGTTCCAGGCCCTTCGTCAGCAGCTTCAACAGGAACTGGAGCTGCTCAATGCTTACCAGAGCAAGATCAAGATCCGCACAGAGAGTCAACATGAGAGGGAGCTACGGGAGCTGGAGCAGAGAGTAGCTCTGAGGCGGGCACTGCTGGAGCAGCGG gtggaggaggagctgctggCCCTGCAGACAGGGCGCTCCGAGCGAATCCGGAGTTTGCTCGAGCGGCAGGCCCGTGAGATCGAGGCTTTCGATGCTGAGAGCATGAGGCTTGGCTTCTCCAGTATGGCTCTGGGGGGCATCCCAGCTGAGGCTGCTGCCCAGGGCTATCCcactccaccccctgcccctgcctggccctcccGTCCTGTTCCTCGTTCAGGGGCACACTGGAGCCATGGTCCTCCTCCACCAGGCATGCCACCCCCAGCCTGGCGTCAGCCCTCTCTGTTGGCTCCCCCAGGTCCCCCAAACTGGCTGGGGCCCCCAGCACAGAGTGGGACACCCCGTGGTGGAGCCCTGCTGCTGCTAAGAAACAGCCCCCAGCCCTTGCGGCGGGCAGCCTCAGGGGGCAGTGGCAGTGACAATGTGGGCCCACCTGCTGCCGCAGTGCCTGGGCCTCTGAGCCGCAGCACCAGTGTTGCTTCCCACATCCTCAATGGTTCCTCCCACTTCTATTCTTGA
- the TAOK2 gene encoding serine/threonine-protein kinase TAO2 isoform X4 — protein sequence MPAGGRAGSLKDPDVAELFFKDDPEKLFSDLREIGHGSFGAVYFARDVRNSEVVAIKKMSYSGKQSNEKWQDIIKEVRFLQKLRHPNTIQYRGCYLREHTAWLVMEYCLGSASDLLEVHKKPLQEVEIAAVTHGALQGLAYLHSHNMIHRDVKAGNILLSEPGLVKLGDFGSASIMAPANSFVGTPYWMAPEVILAMDEGQYDGKVDVWSLGITCIELAERKPPLFNMNAMSALYHIAQNESPVLQSGHWSEYFRNFVDSCLQKIPQDRPTSEVLLKHRFVLRERPPTVIMDLIQRTKDAVRELDNLQYRKMKKILFQEAPNGPGTEAPEEEEETEPYMHRAGTLTSLESSHSVPSMSISASSQSSSVNSLADASDNEEEEEEEEEEEEEEEEGPEAREMAMMQEGEHTVTSHSSIIHRLPGSDNLYDDPYQPEVTPSPLQPPAAPAPTSTTSSARRRAYCRNRDHFATIRTASLVSRQIQEHEQDSALREQLSGYKRMRRQHQKQLLALESRLRGEREEHSARLQRELEAQRAGFGAEAEKLSRRHQAIGEKEARAAQAEERKFQQHILGQQKKELAALLEAQKRTYKLRKEQLKEELQENPSTPKREKAEWLLRQKEQLQQCQAEEEAGLLRRQRQYFELQCRQYKRKMLLARHSLDQDLLREDLNKKQTQKDLECALLLRQHEATRELELRQLQAVQRTRAELTRLQHQTELGNQLEYNKRREQELRQKHAAQVRQQPKSLKSKELQIKKQFQETCKIQTRQYKALRAHLLETTPKAQHKSLLKRLKEEQTRKLAILAEQYDQSISEMLSSQALRLDETQEAEFQALRQQLQQELELLNAYQSKIKIRTESQHERELRELEQRVALRRALLEQRVEEELLALQTGRSERIRSLLERQAREIEAFDAESMRLGFSSMALGGIPAEAAAQGYPTPPPAPAWPSRPVPRSGAHWSHGPPPPGMPPPAWRQPSLLAPPGPPNWLGPPAQSGTPRGGALLLLRNSPQPLRRAASGGSGSDNVGPPAAAVPGPLSRSTSVASHILNGSSHFYS from the exons ATGCCAGCTGGGGGCCGGGCCGGGAGCCTGAAGGACCCTGATGTGGCTGAGCTCTTCTTCAAGGATGACCCCGAAAAGCTCTTCTCTGACCTCCGTGAAATTGGCCATGGCAGCTTTGGAGCCGTGTACTTT GCTCGAGATGTCCGGAATAGTGAGGTGGTGGCCATCAAGAAGATGTCCTACAGTGGGAAGCAGTCAAATGAG AAATGGCAGGACATCATCAAGGAGGTGCGGTTCCTACAGAAGCTCCGGCATCCCAATACCATTCAGTACCGGGGCTGTTACCTGAGGGAGCACACGGCTTGG CTGGTGATGGAGTATTGCCTGGGCTCAGCTTCTGACCTTCTAGAAG TGCACAAGAAGCCCCTTCAGGAGGTGGAGATTGCAGCTGTGACCCACGGCGCCCTTCAGGGCCTGGCTTATCTGCACTCCCACAACATGATCCATAG GGATGTGAAAGCTGGAAACATCCTGCTATCAGAGCCAGGCTTGGTGAAGCTAGGGGACTTTGGCTCTGCTTCCATCATGGCACCTGCCAACTCCTTTGTGGGCACCCCATACTG GATGGCTCCAGAGGTGATCCTGGCAATGGATGAGGGGCAGTACGATGGCAAGGTGGATGTCTGGTCCTTGGGGATAACCTGCATCGAGCTGG CGGAACGGAAACCACCGCTGTTTAATATGAATGCGATGAGTGCCTTATACCACATTGCACAGAATGAGTCCCCCGTGCTCCAGTCAGGACACTG GTCTGAGTACTTCCGGAATTTTGTCGACTCCTGTCTTCAGAAAATTCCTCAGGACAGACCAACCTCAGAGGTTCTTCTGAAG CACCGCTTTGTGCTCCGGGAGCGGCCACCCACAGTCATCATGGACCTAATCCAGAGGACTAAGGATGCTGTGCGGGAGCTGGACAACCTACAGTACCGTAAGATGAAGAAGATACTATTCCAAGAAGCACCCAATGGCCCTGGCACCGAggccccagaggaggaggag GAGACAGAGCCCTACATGCACCGGGCCGGGACACTGACCAGTCTAGAGAGTAGCCACTCAGTGCCCAGCATGTCCATCAGCGCCTCCAGCCAGAGCAGCTCAGTCAATAGCCTAGCAGATGCCTCGGacaatgaggaggaggaggaggaagaagaggaggaggaggaggaggaggaggaaggccctGAAGCTCGGGAGATGGCCATGATGCAGGAGGGGGAGCACACAGTCACCTCCCATAGCTCCATCATCCACCGTCTGCCG GGCTCTGACAACCTGTATGATGACCCCTACCAGCCAGAGGTGACCCCAAGCCCTCTCCAGCCAcctgcagccccagctcccacctcTACCACCTCTTCTGCCCGCCGCCGGGCCTACTGCCGCAACCGGGACCACTTTGCCACCATCCGTACTGCCTCCCTG GTCAGCCGTCAGATCCAGGAGCATGAGCAGGACTCAGCCCTGCGGGAGCAGCTGAGTGGCTATAAGCGGATGCGACGACAGCACCAGAAACAGCTGCTGGCCTTGGAGTCGAGGCTGAGGGGTGAACGTGAGGAACATAGTGCACGGTTGCAGCGGGAGCTTGAGGCACAGCGGGCTGGCTTTGGGGCTGAGGCAGAAAAGCTGTCACGAAGGCACCAGGCCATTGGTGAGAAGGAGGCGCGAGCTGCCCAGGCCGAGGAGCGTAAGTTCCAGCAGCACATCCTGGGACAGCAGAAGAAGGAGCTCGCTGCCCTTCTGGAGGCACAGAAACGAACCTACAAACTTCGGAAGGAGCAGCTAAAGGAG GAGCTCCAGGAGAACCCCAGCACGCCCAAGCGGGAGAAGGCCGAGTGGCTTTTGCGGCAGAAGGAACAGCTACAGCAgtgccaggcagaggaggaggctgggctgcTGCGGCGGCAGCGCCAATACTTTGAGCTACAGTGTCGCCAGTACAAGCGCAAGATGCTGCTGGCTCGTCACAGCCTGGACCAGGACCTTCTACGAGAG GACTTGAacaagaaacagacacagaaggacTTGGAGTGTGCATTGCTGCTGCGGCAGCATGAGGCCACACGGGAGCTGGAGCTACGGCAGCTCCAGGCTGTACAGCGCACACGGGCTGAGCTCACCCGCCTGCAGCACCAGACGGAGCTGGGCAACCAGCTGGAGTACAACAAGCGGCGTGAACAAGAGTTGCGGCAGAAGCACGCAGCCCAGGTTCGCCAGCAGCCCAAGAGCCTCAAA TCTAAGGAGCTGCAGATAAAGAAGCAGTTCCAGGAGACGTGTAAGATCCAGACTCGGCAGTACAAGGCTCTACGGGCACACTTGCTGGAGACGACGCCCAAAGCTCAGCACAAGAGCCTCCTCAAGCGGCTCAAGGAAGAACAGACCCGCAAGCTGGCAATCCTAGCCGAGCAATATGACCAGTCCATCTCGGAGATGCTCAGCTCACAGGCG CTGCGGCTTGATGAGACCCAGGAGGCAGAGTTCCAGGCCCTTCGTCAGCAGCTTCAACAGGAACTGGAGCTGCTCAATGCTTACCAGAGCAAGATCAAGATCCGCACAGAGAGTCAACATGAGAGGGAGCTACGGGAGCTGGAGCAGAGAGTAGCTCTGAGGCGGGCACTGCTGGAGCAGCGG gtggaggaggagctgctggCCCTGCAGACAGGGCGCTCCGAGCGAATCCGGAGTTTGCTCGAGCGGCAGGCCCGTGAGATCGAGGCTTTCGATGCTGAGAGCATGAGGCTTGGCTTCTCCAGTATGGCTCTGGGGGGCATCCCAGCTGAGGCTGCTGCCCAGGGCTATCCcactccaccccctgcccctgcctggccctcccGTCCTGTTCCTCGTTCAGGGGCACACTGGAGCCATGGTCCTCCTCCACCAGGCATGCCACCCCCAGCCTGGCGTCAGCCCTCTCTGTTGGCTCCCCCAGGTCCCCCAAACTGGCTGGGGCCCCCAGCACAGAGTGGGACACCCCGTGGTGGAGCCCTGCTGCTGCTAAGAAACAGCCCCCAGCCCTTGCGGCGGGCAGCCTCAGGGGGCAGTGGCAGTGACAATGTGGGCCCACCTGCTGCCGCAGTGCCTGGGCCTCTGAGCCGCAGCACCAGTGTTGCTTCCCACATCCTCAATGGTTCCTCCCACTTCTATTCTTGA
- the TAOK2 gene encoding serine/threonine-protein kinase TAO2 isoform X5 yields MPAGGRAGSLKDPDVAELFFKDDPEKLFSDLREIGHGSFGAVYFARDVRNSEVVAIKKMSYSGKQSNEKWQDIIKEVRFLQKLRHPNTIQYRGCYLREHTAWLVMEYCLGSASDLLEVHKKPLQEVEIAAVTHGALQGLAYLHSHNMIHRDVKAGNILLSEPGLVKLGDFGSASIMAPANSFVGTPYWMAPEVILAMDEGQYDGKVDVWSLGITCIELAERKPPLFNMNAMSALYHIAQNESPVLQSGHWSEYFRNFVDSCLQKIPQDRPTSEVLLKHRFVLRERPPTVIMDLIQRTKDAVRELDNLQYRKMKKILFQEAPNGPGTEAPEEEEPTPYPQETEPYMHRAGTLTSLESSHSVPSMSISASSQSSSVNSLADASDNEEEEEEEEEEEEEEEEGPEAREMAMMQEGEHTVTSHSSIIHRLPGSDNLYDDPYQPEVTPSPLQPPAAPAPTSTTSSARRRAYCRNRDHFATIRTASLVSRQIQEHEQDSALREQLSGYKRMRRQHQKQLLALESRLRGEREEHSARLQRELEAQRAGFGAEAEKLSRRHQAIGEKEARAAQAEERKFQQHILGQQKKELAALLEAQKRTYKLRKEQLKEELQENPSTPKREKAEWLLRQKEQLQQCQAEEEAGLLRRQRQYFELQCRQYKRKMLLARHSLDQDLLREDLNKKQTQKDLECALLLRQHEATRELELRQLQAVQRTRAELTRLQHQTELGNQLEYNKRREQELRQKHAAQVRQQPKSLKSKELQIKKQFQETCKIQTRQYKALRAHLLETTPKAQHKSLLKRLKEEQTRKLAILAEQYDQSISEMLSSQAVVSSILLLQRFSEHLQAHVQVYLGDKFLEV; encoded by the exons ATGCCAGCTGGGGGCCGGGCCGGGAGCCTGAAGGACCCTGATGTGGCTGAGCTCTTCTTCAAGGATGACCCCGAAAAGCTCTTCTCTGACCTCCGTGAAATTGGCCATGGCAGCTTTGGAGCCGTGTACTTT GCTCGAGATGTCCGGAATAGTGAGGTGGTGGCCATCAAGAAGATGTCCTACAGTGGGAAGCAGTCAAATGAG AAATGGCAGGACATCATCAAGGAGGTGCGGTTCCTACAGAAGCTCCGGCATCCCAATACCATTCAGTACCGGGGCTGTTACCTGAGGGAGCACACGGCTTGG CTGGTGATGGAGTATTGCCTGGGCTCAGCTTCTGACCTTCTAGAAG TGCACAAGAAGCCCCTTCAGGAGGTGGAGATTGCAGCTGTGACCCACGGCGCCCTTCAGGGCCTGGCTTATCTGCACTCCCACAACATGATCCATAG GGATGTGAAAGCTGGAAACATCCTGCTATCAGAGCCAGGCTTGGTGAAGCTAGGGGACTTTGGCTCTGCTTCCATCATGGCACCTGCCAACTCCTTTGTGGGCACCCCATACTG GATGGCTCCAGAGGTGATCCTGGCAATGGATGAGGGGCAGTACGATGGCAAGGTGGATGTCTGGTCCTTGGGGATAACCTGCATCGAGCTGG CGGAACGGAAACCACCGCTGTTTAATATGAATGCGATGAGTGCCTTATACCACATTGCACAGAATGAGTCCCCCGTGCTCCAGTCAGGACACTG GTCTGAGTACTTCCGGAATTTTGTCGACTCCTGTCTTCAGAAAATTCCTCAGGACAGACCAACCTCAGAGGTTCTTCTGAAG CACCGCTTTGTGCTCCGGGAGCGGCCACCCACAGTCATCATGGACCTAATCCAGAGGACTAAGGATGCTGTGCGGGAGCTGGACAACCTACAGTACCGTAAGATGAAGAAGATACTATTCCAAGAAGCACCCAATGGCCCTGGCACCGAggccccagaggaggaggag CCTACACCCTATCCACAGGAGACAGAGCCCTACATGCACCGGGCCGGGACACTGACCAGTCTAGAGAGTAGCCACTCAGTGCCCAGCATGTCCATCAGCGCCTCCAGCCAGAGCAGCTCAGTCAATAGCCTAGCAGATGCCTCGGacaatgaggaggaggaggaggaagaagaggaggaggaggaggaggaggaggaaggccctGAAGCTCGGGAGATGGCCATGATGCAGGAGGGGGAGCACACAGTCACCTCCCATAGCTCCATCATCCACCGTCTGCCG GGCTCTGACAACCTGTATGATGACCCCTACCAGCCAGAGGTGACCCCAAGCCCTCTCCAGCCAcctgcagccccagctcccacctcTACCACCTCTTCTGCCCGCCGCCGGGCCTACTGCCGCAACCGGGACCACTTTGCCACCATCCGTACTGCCTCCCTG GTCAGCCGTCAGATCCAGGAGCATGAGCAGGACTCAGCCCTGCGGGAGCAGCTGAGTGGCTATAAGCGGATGCGACGACAGCACCAGAAACAGCTGCTGGCCTTGGAGTCGAGGCTGAGGGGTGAACGTGAGGAACATAGTGCACGGTTGCAGCGGGAGCTTGAGGCACAGCGGGCTGGCTTTGGGGCTGAGGCAGAAAAGCTGTCACGAAGGCACCAGGCCATTGGTGAGAAGGAGGCGCGAGCTGCCCAGGCCGAGGAGCGTAAGTTCCAGCAGCACATCCTGGGACAGCAGAAGAAGGAGCTCGCTGCCCTTCTGGAGGCACAGAAACGAACCTACAAACTTCGGAAGGAGCAGCTAAAGGAG GAGCTCCAGGAGAACCCCAGCACGCCCAAGCGGGAGAAGGCCGAGTGGCTTTTGCGGCAGAAGGAACAGCTACAGCAgtgccaggcagaggaggaggctgggctgcTGCGGCGGCAGCGCCAATACTTTGAGCTACAGTGTCGCCAGTACAAGCGCAAGATGCTGCTGGCTCGTCACAGCCTGGACCAGGACCTTCTACGAGAG GACTTGAacaagaaacagacacagaaggacTTGGAGTGTGCATTGCTGCTGCGGCAGCATGAGGCCACACGGGAGCTGGAGCTACGGCAGCTCCAGGCTGTACAGCGCACACGGGCTGAGCTCACCCGCCTGCAGCACCAGACGGAGCTGGGCAACCAGCTGGAGTACAACAAGCGGCGTGAACAAGAGTTGCGGCAGAAGCACGCAGCCCAGGTTCGCCAGCAGCCCAAGAGCCTCAAA TCTAAGGAGCTGCAGATAAAGAAGCAGTTCCAGGAGACGTGTAAGATCCAGACTCGGCAGTACAAGGCTCTACGGGCACACTTGCTGGAGACGACGCCCAAAGCTCAGCACAAGAGCCTCCTCAAGCGGCTCAAGGAAGAACAGACCCGCAAGCTGGCAATCCTAGCCGAGCAATATGACCAGTCCATCTCGGAGATGCTCAGCTCACAGGCG gttgtttccagtattttgctATTACAACGCTTCAGTGAACACCTTCAAGCACATGTGCAAGTATACCTGggggataaattcctggaagtgtAA